One part of the Lotus japonicus ecotype B-129 chromosome 2, LjGifu_v1.2 genome encodes these proteins:
- the LOC130739487 gene encoding rhamnogalacturonan I rhamnosyltransferase 1, with protein MLLRWARVSGGKGDHCDSEEMEMGFNVLGEGEVVKAKRFIVRPKIKVWMVRAITTVILWSCVVQLMALGELWGTRLLKGTPLCFSHQDASLAISKVPVPAKVLLPPKRVYKNNGYLMVSCNGGLNQMRAAICDMVAIARHLNVTLIVPELDKTSFWADPSEFQDIFDVDKFSASLRDEVRILKQLPPRLKRRVELGLSYSLPPISWSDITYYEKQILPLLLKHKVVHLNRTDARLANNGLPLDIQKLRCKANFEALRFTSQIEDLGRKIVKILRERGPFLVLHLRYEMDMLAFSGCTHGCDRREVDELTRMRYAYPWWKEKVINSELKRKEGLCPLTPEETALILTALGMDHNVQIYIASGEIYGGEKKMASLRATFPNLVRKETLLEPSDLMYFQNHSSQMAALDYLVSLESDIFIPTYDGNMAKVVEGHRRFLGFKKTILLDRKLLVPLIDQYTNGSLSWDEFSIMVKNSHVNRMGSPKGRVVIPDRPKEEDYFYANPHECLQLQDE; from the exons atGTTGTTGAGGTGGGCAAGAGTATCAGGTGGGAAAGGTGATCACTGTGATAGTGAGGAGATGGAGATGGGGTTCAATGTTTTGGGGGAAGGTGAAGTTGTGAAGGCTAAGAGGTTTATTGTGAGGCCTAAGATTAAGGTGTGGATGGTTCGTGCCATTACTACTGTGATTCTTTGGAGTTGTGTGGTTCAGCTTATGGCACTAGGGGAGTTGTGGGGGACAAGGTTGTTGAAGGGCACGCCTCTTTGTTTCAGCCATCAAGATGCATCACTTGCCATATCAAAGGTTCCTGTTCCAGCCAAGGTTTTACTCCCTCCCAAAA GGGTTTATAAGAACAATGGTTATCTTATGGTTTCGTGCAATGGAGGACTCAACCAAATGCGAGCAGCG ATATGCGACATGGTTGCGATTGCCAGACATTTGAATGTGACTCTTATTGTTCCAGAGCTGGATAAGACATCTTTCTGGGCTGATCCAAG TGAGTTCCAAGACATTTTTGATGTAGATAAATTCAGTGCCTCCTTGAGAGATGAGGTTAGAATATTGAAGCAACTACCACCTAGGCTCAAGAGAAGAGTTGAATTAGGACTATCCTACTCATTGCCACCAATTAGCTGGTCTGATATTACATACTATGAAAAACAG ATCCTTCCTCTATTACTTAAACACAAGGTCGTGCACCTAAATAGAACTGATGCTCGCCTCGCGAACAATGGACTACCTCTTGATATTCAAAAGCTGAGATGTAAAGCAAATTTTGAAGCTTTGCGGTTTACTTCACAGATAGAGGACCTCGGTAGAAAGATAGTGAAGATTTTGAGGGAAAGGGGACCTTTCCTTGTTCTTCATCTTAGATATGAGATGGACATGTTGGCCTTCTCTGGCTGTACTCATGGATGTGACAGAAGGGAGGTGGATGAACTCACAAGAATGAG ATATGCTTATCCCTGGTGGAAGGAAAAAGTCATCAATTCTGAACTCAAGAGGAAAGAGGGTTTATGCCCATTGACACCTGAGGAAACTGCTCTCATATTGACAGCACTAGGCATGGATCACAATGTTCAAATTTATATTGCTTCTGGAGAAATATATGGTGGAGAGAAAAAGATGGCGAGTTTACGCGCCACTTTTCCTAACCTG GTAAGGAAGGAAACTCTGCTGGAACCTTCAGATTTGATGTATTTCCAAAACCACTCATCCCAGATGGCTGCACTTGATTATCTCGTGTCTCTAGAGAGTGATATATTTATTCCAACATATGATGGGAACATGGCTAAAGTTGTGGAAGGCCATAGAAG ATTCCTAGGTTTCAAAAAGACTATACTGCTGGATAGAAAGCTTTTGGTGCCTCTCATAGATCAATATACCAATGGGTCATTAAGCTGGGATGAGTTTTCCATTATGGTGAAGAATTCTCATGTCAATAGGATGGGAAGTCCAAAAGGTAGAGTTGTCATCCCAGACAGACCTAAAGAAGAAGACTACTTTTATGCCAATCCTCATGAGTGTTTGCAATTGCAAGATGAGTAA
- the LOC130739489 gene encoding GDSL esterase/lipase 7-like, whose translation MKMTKVIISFSFPFLYLLLLLSPCVRANPLVPALYVFGDSLLDSGNNNFLPTMAKANFFPYGSNFAGETATGRFTNGRTVADFIAEFLGLPYSPPFMSIEGPRSVTGVNYASGSCGILPETGKFFGKCLNLKEQIDLFERTVSRELPNNLENPTLLFEHLSKSIYLVSIGSNDYINNYLQTNLYDTSERYQPDPYAQLLIDTLSQLLERLYKLGARKIVIFEVGPVGCIPSVSKTHPHKGFCNEESNQFVSYFNKRLATMAKDLTSRLRSSTFVIGHTNSGGYDVINNPTKHGLTDGSNPCCTTWKNETSACIPDLEPCKDPNKHVFWDAFHLTETVYSIVASRCVRDKTMCTPMSIQELVKM comes from the exons atgaaaatgacaaaagTGATTATCTCTTTCTCATTCCCTTtcctttatcttcttcttcttctatcccCCTGCGTCCGCGCCAATCCCCTAGTACCTGCACTCTACGTGTTTGGGGACTCCTTGTTGGACAGTGGTAATAACAATTTTCTGCCAACAATGGCAAAAGCAAATTTCTTTCCCTATGGTTCAAATTTCGCTGGTGAAACGGCCACTGGAAGATTCACCAATGGAAGAACTGTTGCAGATTTTATAG CTGAATTTCTTGGATTGCCATATTCTCCACCATTCATGAGTATTGAAGGTCCTAGGTCGGTAACTGGAGTGAATTATGCTTCAGGCTCTTGTGGAATTCTACCAGAGACTGGAAAATTTTTC GGGAAATGCTTGAACTTGAAGGAACAAATTGACTTATTTGAAAGGACAGTCAGCAGGGAATTGCCCAACAATCTAGAAAACCCAACTCTGTTATTTGAGCATTTATCAAAATCTATATACCTAGTCTCTATAGGGAGCAATGACTACATTAACAACTACCTTCAAACAAATTTATATGATACAAGTGAGCGCTACCAGCCTGATCCCTATGCTCAACTCCTCATTGACACATTATCACAGCTACTTGAG AGATTATACAAGTTGGGAGCCAGGAAGATAGTAATTTTTGAGGTTGGACCTGTGGGGTGCATCCCATCAGTGTCAAAGACACATCCACATAAAGGGTTCTGCAATGAGGAATCAAACCAATTTGTGTCATACTTCAACAAGAGGCTGGCAACAATGGCAAAAGATTTGACATCTAGACTTCGAAGCTCCACATTTGTTATTGGTCATACCAACTCCGGAGGCTATGATGTAATAAACAATCCAACAAAACATG GTCTAACGGATGGAAGCAATCCATGTTGCACCACTTGGAAGAATGAGACTTCAGCATGTATCCCTGATTTAGAACCATGCAAGGACCCAAACAAGCATGTTTTTTGGGATGCTTTTCATCTCACAGAAACAGTATATTCAATCGTAGCATCTAGATGTGTTCGAGATAAAACGATGTGTACACCAATGAGCATTCAGGAGTTGGTCAAAATGTAA
- the LOC130739491 gene encoding anthranilate synthase beta subunit 1, chloroplastic-like: MAATFISHTSLVQPNPSLPRTPQQPPLNVRFVTKRGNGVVPKASAGVLEANSKPPMSAKKSSNPIVVIDNYDSFTYNLCQYMGELGFHFEVYRNDELTVEELKRKNPRGVLISPGPGTPQDSGISLQTVMELGPIVPVFGVCMGLQCMGEAFGGKVVRSPFGVVHGKSSLVYYDEKGEDGLLSGLPNPFLAARYHSLVIEKESFPDEELELTAWTEDGLVMAARHKKYRHLQGVQFHPESIITPEGRTIVRNFIKLIEKKEAGGS; the protein is encoded by the exons ATGGCTGCCACATTCATCTCTCATACCTCGCTTGTTCAACCCAACCCTTCTCTCCCCCGCACGCCGCAACAACCTCCCTTGA ATGTGCGTTTTGTGACAAAGAGGGGAAATGGGGTGGTGCCAAAAGCTTCTGCAGGTGTCTTGGAAGCAAATTCGAAGCCACCCATGTCAGCTAAAAAGTCCAGTAATCCCATTGTTGTTATTGACAACTATGACAGCTTTACCTATAATCTTTGCCAG TATATGGGGGAGTTGGGATTTCACTTTGAGGTCTACCGGAATGACGAGTTAACAGTGGAGGAGTTGAAAag GAAAAATCCTAGAGGAGTGCTGATATCACCTGGGCCAG GAACACCTCAAGATTCTGGCATATCTTTGCAAACAGTTATGGAACTAGGACCAATTGTACCTGTGTTTGGTGTGTGCATGGGTTTGCAGTGCATGGGAGAAGCCTTTGGAG GGAAGGTTGTTCGTTCTCCTTTTGGTGTCGTGCATGGAAAAAGTTCTTTGGTTTATTAtgatgagaaaggagaagatggTCTACTTTCTGGATTACCCAA TCCTTTCCTAGCTGCAAGATATCACAGCCTCGTAATTGAGAAGGAGAGCTTTCCTGATGAAGAACTTGAGTTAACAGCCTGGACTGAAGATGGTCTTGTAATGGCTGCTCGTCACAAGAAGTATCGGCATCTACAG GGGGTTCAGTTTCATCCAGAGAGTATTATAACCCCTGAAGGCCGAACAATTGTTCGTAATTTTATCAAGCTTATAGAGAAAAAGGAAGCTGGTGGTTCATGA
- the LOC130739490 gene encoding uncharacterized protein LOC130739490 isoform X3: MGAVTSSMAAKFAFFPPDPPSYTLAEGEAGLKMVMTDVVTRENVDVLKVVTARGNSVVAMYVKNPAASLTLLYSHGNAADLGQMYELFCELSLHLRVNLIGYDYSGYGRSSGKPSEQNTYADIEAVYKCLQQKYGAKEEDIVLYGQSVGSGPTTDLATRLPNLRAAILHSPILSGLRVMYPVKRTYWFDIYKNIDKIPFVNCPVLVIHFFVLAFLL, translated from the exons ATGGGAGCGGTCACGTCGTCGATGGCGGCGAAGTTCGCGTTCTTCCCGCCGGATCCACCGTCGTACACGCTAGCAGAAGGGGAGGCGGGGTTGAAGATGGTGATGACAGACGTGGTGACGAGGGAAAACGTTGATGTATTGAAGGTGGTGACGGCGAGAGGGAACAGCGTTGTGGCGATGTATGTTAAGAATCCAGCGGCGTCGCTCACCTTGCTTTACTCCCACGGGAACGCAGCTGATCTGGGTCAGATGTATGAGCTGTTTTGTGAACTCAGTCTTCACCTTCGAGTTAATCTCATTGG TTATGACTATTCTGGATATGGGAGGTCTTCTGGAAAG CCTAGTGAGCAGAACACATATGCAGATATAGAAGCTGTTTATAAATGCCTGCAGCAGAAGTATGGGGCAAAAGAGGAAGATATTGTTCTCTATGGGCAATCTGTTGGCAGTGGACCCACTACTGATTTGGCTACTCGTTTACCAAACCTTAGGGCTGCGATTCTCCATAGTCCGATCTTATCTGGCCTTCGAGTCATGTATCCAGTGAAGCGAACATACTGGTTTGACATTTATAAG AATATTGATAAAATTCCATTTGTGAATTGTCCTGTTCTTGTAATTCAT TTCTTTGTGTTGGCATTTCTCCTATAG
- the LOC130739488 gene encoding calcium/calmodulin-regulated receptor-like kinase 2 yields MVRQTDLVIIGVSVGVALGILISCLIFFGIRWYKKRAHLTRSSHEPSLTTLPIRTNGLGTSTDFSASLTSSITTPRSENLQKKSAFSWWSHQNNDQFASPSGIPKYSYKDIQKATQNFTTILGQGSFGTVYKATMPTGEVVAVKVLAPNSKQGEHEFQTEVHLLGRLHHRNLVNLVGFCVDKGQRILVYQFMSNGSLANLLYGEEKELSWDERLQIAMDISHGIEYLHEGAVPPVIHRDLKSANILLDDSMRAMVADFGLSKEEIFDGRNSGLKGTYGYMDPAYISTSKLTTKSDIYSLGIILFELITAIHPHQNLMEYINLAAMDHDGIDEILDKQLVGKCNLVEVRQLAKIAHKCLHKSPKKRPSISEVSQGLSRIKQRRLRHVMEDTLSLASNTFSRAVSRFEDRHVELSRIPTTNLTETV; encoded by the exons ATGGTTCGTCAAACTGATTTAGTTATCATTGGTGTCTCTGTTGGTGTGGCCCTCGGAATTCTGATATCTTGCCTCATATTTTTCGGCATAAGGTGGTACAAGAAACGTGCTCATCTTACACGATCTTCACATGAGCCTAGTCTAACAACTCTTCCCATACGAACAAATGGACTGGGAACAAGCACTGACTTTAGCGCATCTCTCACCAGTTCTATAACCACGCCAAGGTCTGAAAATCTACAAAAAAAATCTGCTTTCTCTTGGTGGAGTCATCAAAACAATGATCAGTTTGCTTCACCATCAGGGATCCCAAAGTATTCTTACAA AGATATTCAAAAGGCGACACAGAATTTCACGACTATCTTGGGACAAGGATCATTCGGTACAGTTTATAAAGCCACAATGCCAACGGGAGAGGTGGTAGCTGTGAAGGTGCTTGCACCCAATTCCAAACAAGGGGAGCATGAATTCCAAACAGAG GTACATCTGCTAGGAAGACTGCATCACCGGAATCTTGTGAATTTGGTTGGATTTTGTGTAGATAAAGGACAGCGCATACTGGTTTATCAGTTCATGAGTAATGGAAGTTTAGCAAATCTTTTATATG GCGAAGAAAAGGAGTTGAGTTGGGACGAAAGGCTGCAAATTGCTATGGATATTTCGCACGGAATAGAATATCTTCATGAAGGG GCAGTCCCACCAGTCATACATCGTGATTTGAAGTCTGCCAACATATTGCTAGATGACTCAATGAGAGCTATG GTTGCTGATTTTGGGCTATCAAAAGAAGAGATCTTTGATGGCCGGAATTCCGGTCTAAAAGGTACATATGGTTACATGGATCCGGCTTACATTTCCACGAGCAAGTTAACAACCAAGAGCGACATATACAGTTTGGGTATCATACTTTTTGAGCTCATCACTGCCATCCACCCTCATCAAAATCTGATGGAATACATTAACCTT GCTGCAATGGATCATGATGGCATAGATGAGATACTTGACAAGCAACTTGTGGGAAAATGCAACCTTGTAGAAGTGAGGCAACTTGCTAAAATTGCACATAAATGCTTGCACAAATCACCTAAGAAACGCCCATCTATAAGTGAAGTTTCTCAGGGTTTATCAAGGATAAAGCAAAGGCGACTGCGCCATGTTATGGAGGATACCTTGTCACTTGCAAGCAATACCTTTTCAAGAGCTGTGAGTCGATTCGAAGATCGACATGTTGAATTAAGTAGGATACCTACCACGAACCTTACAGAAACTGTATGA
- the LOC130739490 gene encoding uncharacterized protein LOC130739490 isoform X1, protein MGAVTSSMAAKFAFFPPDPPSYTLAEGEAGLKMVMTDVVTRENVDVLKVVTARGNSVVAMYVKNPAASLTLLYSHGNAADLGQMYELFCELSLHLRVNLIGYDYSGYGRSSGKPSEQNTYADIEAVYKCLQQKYGAKEEDIVLYGQSVGSGPTTDLATRLPNLRAAILHSPILSGLRVMYPVKRTYWFDIYKNIDKIPFVNCPVLVIHGTADDVVDCSHGKQLWEHCKQKYEPLWIKGGNHCDLELFPQYIKHLKKFIAAIEKSPHQKTGSGSVPHSLDKPRNSTDFREKSRPSMDVRENSRSIDYKEKPSATSDQKEKSRANIDKKDKSRKSLDRPEKAYNGSDMPEKARNSIDRFGEMVRSVGLCNIDCFRPTATHA, encoded by the exons ATGGGAGCGGTCACGTCGTCGATGGCGGCGAAGTTCGCGTTCTTCCCGCCGGATCCACCGTCGTACACGCTAGCAGAAGGGGAGGCGGGGTTGAAGATGGTGATGACAGACGTGGTGACGAGGGAAAACGTTGATGTATTGAAGGTGGTGACGGCGAGAGGGAACAGCGTTGTGGCGATGTATGTTAAGAATCCAGCGGCGTCGCTCACCTTGCTTTACTCCCACGGGAACGCAGCTGATCTGGGTCAGATGTATGAGCTGTTTTGTGAACTCAGTCTTCACCTTCGAGTTAATCTCATTGG TTATGACTATTCTGGATATGGGAGGTCTTCTGGAAAG CCTAGTGAGCAGAACACATATGCAGATATAGAAGCTGTTTATAAATGCCTGCAGCAGAAGTATGGGGCAAAAGAGGAAGATATTGTTCTCTATGGGCAATCTGTTGGCAGTGGACCCACTACTGATTTGGCTACTCGTTTACCAAACCTTAGGGCTGCGATTCTCCATAGTCCGATCTTATCTGGCCTTCGAGTCATGTATCCAGTGAAGCGAACATACTGGTTTGACATTTATAAG AATATTGATAAAATTCCATTTGTGAATTGTCCTGTTCTTGTAATTCAT GGAACTGCTGATGATGTAGTGGATTGCTCCCATGGGAAGCAACTTTGGGAACATTGTAAACAAAAGTATGAGCCCTTATGGATTAAAGGAGGAAATCATTGTGACCTTGAACTTTTTCCTCAATATATAAAGCACCTCAAGAAATTTATTGCAGCCATTGAGAAGTCACCACATCAAAAAACTGGATCTGGATCTGTTCCCCATTCACTGGACAAGCCCAGGAACAGCACTGACTTTAGAGAGAAGTCCAGACCAAGCATGGATGTAAGAGAGAATTCAAGAAGTATTGATTACAAAGAAAAGCCTAGTGCAACCTCAGACCAGAAAGAGAAGTCAAGAGCTAACATAGACAAGAAAGATAAATCGAGAAAGAGTTTAGATCGCCCTGAGAAGGCATATAATGGATCAGATATGCCTGAAAAAGCTAGAAATAGCATTGACCG TTTTGGGGAGATGGTGAGATCGGTTGGATTATGCAATATTGATTGTTTCAGGCCCACAGCGACCCATGCATAA
- the LOC130739490 gene encoding uncharacterized protein LOC130739490 isoform X2, with the protein MGAVTSSMAAKFAFFPPDPPSYTLAEGEAGLKMVMTDVVTRENVDVLKVVTARGNSVVAMYVKNPAASLTLLYSHGNAADLGQMYELFCELSLHLRVNLIGYDYSGYGRSSGKPSEQNTYADIEAVYKCLQQKYGAKEEDIVLYGQSVGSGPTTDLATRLPNLRAAILHSPILSGLRVMYPVKRTYWFDIYKGTADDVVDCSHGKQLWEHCKQKYEPLWIKGGNHCDLELFPQYIKHLKKFIAAIEKSPHQKTGSGSVPHSLDKPRNSTDFREKSRPSMDVRENSRSIDYKEKPSATSDQKEKSRANIDKKDKSRKSLDRPEKAYNGSDMPEKARNSIDRFGEMVRSVGLCNIDCFRPTATHA; encoded by the exons ATGGGAGCGGTCACGTCGTCGATGGCGGCGAAGTTCGCGTTCTTCCCGCCGGATCCACCGTCGTACACGCTAGCAGAAGGGGAGGCGGGGTTGAAGATGGTGATGACAGACGTGGTGACGAGGGAAAACGTTGATGTATTGAAGGTGGTGACGGCGAGAGGGAACAGCGTTGTGGCGATGTATGTTAAGAATCCAGCGGCGTCGCTCACCTTGCTTTACTCCCACGGGAACGCAGCTGATCTGGGTCAGATGTATGAGCTGTTTTGTGAACTCAGTCTTCACCTTCGAGTTAATCTCATTGG TTATGACTATTCTGGATATGGGAGGTCTTCTGGAAAG CCTAGTGAGCAGAACACATATGCAGATATAGAAGCTGTTTATAAATGCCTGCAGCAGAAGTATGGGGCAAAAGAGGAAGATATTGTTCTCTATGGGCAATCTGTTGGCAGTGGACCCACTACTGATTTGGCTACTCGTTTACCAAACCTTAGGGCTGCGATTCTCCATAGTCCGATCTTATCTGGCCTTCGAGTCATGTATCCAGTGAAGCGAACATACTGGTTTGACATTTATAAG GGAACTGCTGATGATGTAGTGGATTGCTCCCATGGGAAGCAACTTTGGGAACATTGTAAACAAAAGTATGAGCCCTTATGGATTAAAGGAGGAAATCATTGTGACCTTGAACTTTTTCCTCAATATATAAAGCACCTCAAGAAATTTATTGCAGCCATTGAGAAGTCACCACATCAAAAAACTGGATCTGGATCTGTTCCCCATTCACTGGACAAGCCCAGGAACAGCACTGACTTTAGAGAGAAGTCCAGACCAAGCATGGATGTAAGAGAGAATTCAAGAAGTATTGATTACAAAGAAAAGCCTAGTGCAACCTCAGACCAGAAAGAGAAGTCAAGAGCTAACATAGACAAGAAAGATAAATCGAGAAAGAGTTTAGATCGCCCTGAGAAGGCATATAATGGATCAGATATGCCTGAAAAAGCTAGAAATAGCATTGACCG TTTTGGGGAGATGGTGAGATCGGTTGGATTATGCAATATTGATTGTTTCAGGCCCACAGCGACCCATGCATAA